From Camelina sativa cultivar DH55 chromosome 20, Cs, whole genome shotgun sequence, the proteins below share one genomic window:
- the LOC104772335 gene encoding putative F-box protein At1g50870 codes for MDSEEEKTGEIYGTSQSSSLIQGIFEQAAIDEQEENRGEIHDEDEEEEYRSQPDPIPLDITLEILSRLPAKSIMRFLCVSKLWSSYTTLPSFISSFASRPRRLVLTFLKYKKRFVFSFPQHENTDGSYSPFYSYEMKNANSWRRSCSYYPSQSVQGFIFFKGNVFWNPTTQQVLQLPKPTRNLLFQGQTYLGYDPLEGKYKILVINSQQHRILTWGAQWRLIPNGFPSHFPGIYLGCVDGVLYYEAFFVIGGEKCIMSFDVGSEKFNPIHFPEGSSNLYTFMIVPYEEGRLALVGTTYYPTISVKLWVLEDADGHEWTCKSFTLPPRTRRGWNNLLLKGVSDAGELVFTPRVLTDSFYVLYFDPRRNTIREALFQGIFGDEFGCRYRLGDNSKYSSTFNLDVFPNHMENFVSL; via the coding sequence ATGgattcagaggaagagaaaacgGGAGAGATTTACGGAACATCACAATCTTCCTCGCTGATACAAGGTATTTTTGAGCAAGCTGCCATAGATGAACAAGAGGAGAACAGGGGAGAAATCcatgatgaagacgaagaagaagagtatagaTCTCAACCAGACCCGATTCCACTCGATATAACCTTGGAGATACTCTCAAGACTTCCTGCAAAATCTATTATGAGGTTTCTCTGCGTATCAAAGCTCTGGTCTTCCTACACTACACTTCCAAGTTTTATCAGCTCATTCGCGAGTCGGCCACGGCGTCTTGTGCTCACCTTCTTGAAATATAAAAAGCGGTTCGTTTTCTCGTTCCCTCAACACGAGAATACTGACGGTTCTTATTCTCCGTTCTACAGTTATGAGATGAAAAACGCAAACTCTTGGAGGCGGAGCTGCAGTTATTATCCGTCTCAATCCGTCCAGggctttattttcttcaaaggAAACGTGTTTTGGAACCCAACCACGCAACAGGTTTTACAGTTACCAAAGCCCACAAGAAATCTCCTGTTTCAGGGACAGACTTATTTAGGATACGATCCATTGGAGGGTAAATACAAAATTCTGGTCATAAACTCCCAACAGCATCGGATTCTTACATGGGGAGCTCAATGGAGATTAATACCCAATGGTTTCCCTTCGCATTTTCCTGGTATATACTTAGGTTGCGTTGATGGAGTTCTCTATTATGAAGCCTTTTTTGTTATTGGTGGTGAAAAATGTATAATGAGCTTTGATGTCGGATCTGAAAAGTTCAATCCTATACATTTTCCCGAGGGTAGTTCcaatttgtatacttttatGATAGTACCTTATGAGGAGGGAAGGTTAGCCTTAGTTGGTACTACATATTACCCTACTATATCTGTTAAGCTATGGGTTTTGGAAGATGCAGATGGACACGAATGGACGTGTAAAAGCTTTACCTTACCTCCTAGGACTAGGAGAGGATGGAATAACCTATTATTAAAGGGTGTTAGCGATGCTGGTGAGCTTGTTTTTACACCAAGGGTTTTGACAGactcgttttatgttttatatttcgATCCAAGGAGAAACACTATTAGAGAAGCCTTGTTTCAAGGAATTTTTGGTGATGAATTCGGATGCCGTTACAGACTTGGTGACAACAGTAAGTACAGCAGTACATTCAACTTGGATGTGTTCCCAAATCACATGGAGAATTTCGTGTCTTTGTAG
- the LOC109131453 gene encoding auxin-responsive protein SAUR20-like produces the protein MALVRSLLGAKKILSRSTRAASAAPKGFLAVYVGESQKKRYVVPISYLKQPLFQALLSKSEEEFGFDHPMGGLTIPCPEDTFINVTSRLQ, from the coding sequence atggCTTTGGTGAGAAGTCTATTGGGTGCAAAGAAGATCCTAAGCCGCTCCACCAGAGCAGCCTCGGCGGCCCCTAAAGGGTTTCTTGCGGTGTACGTAGGAGAGAGCCAGAAGAAGAGATATGTGGTGCCAATCTCATACTTGAAACAACCTTTGTTTCAAGCTCTTCTCAGTAAATCGGAAGAAGAGTTTGGGTTTGATCATCCGATGGGCGGTTTAACGATTCCTTGTCCTGAAGATACCTTCATCAATGTGACTTCTCGGCTCCAATGA
- the LOC104770127 gene encoding auxin-responsive protein SAUR24-like, translated as MALVRSLLGAKKILSRSTAAPKGFLAVYVGESQKKRYLVPVSYLNQPSFQALLSKSEEEFGFDHPMGGLTIPCPEDTFINVTSRLQ; from the coding sequence ATGGCTTTGGTGAGAAGTTTATTGGGAGCAAAGAAGATTCTAAGCCGTTCCACCGCAGCACCAAAAGGGTTTCTTGCGGTGTACGTAGGAGAGAGCCAGAAAAAGAGATATTTGGTGCCGGTCTCATATTTAAACCAGCCTTCATTCCAAGCACTGCTCAGTAAATCCGAGGAAGAGTTTGGATTTGATCATCCGATGGGTGGCTTAACGATTCCTTGCCCTGAAGATACCTTCATCAATGTGACTTCTCGGCTCCAATGA
- the LOC104772336 gene encoding NAC domain-containing protein 30-like — translation MSMVEKYNEKEQQEFVGFRFHPTEQELIRYCLGRNKVAKTSNKVLELEDKTDLYAKEPWRLTHTETEFFETNEWYYFVTRTGKSRKVKGETCEGRWKALGKLSNVVSEDKREVIGKKRSFSFYVKGESNPSGWTMTEFYTLDGGSFQNHVLCHLKGP, via the coding sequence atgtCGATGGTTGAAAAATACAACGAGAAAGAGCAACAAGAGTTTGTTGGGTTTAGGTTTCATCCTACGGAGCAGGAACTCATCCGCTATTGTCTTGGGCGTAATAAGGTTGCCAAAACATCGAATAAAGTATTAGAGTTAGAAGACAAGACCGATTTATATGCCAAAGAGCCGTGGCGGTTGACTCACACCGAGACAGAGTTTTTCGAAACTAACGAGTGGTACTACTTCGTGACACGGACTGGGAAGAGCCGCAAAGTCAAAGGAGAGACGTGTGAGGGACGTTGGAAAGCCCTTGGGAAGCTGAGTAATGTCGTATCAGAAGATAAGCGTGAGGTGATTGGGAAGAAGAGGAGTTTTAGTTTCTACGTCAAAGGTGAGAGCAACCCGAGTGGTTGGACCATGACGGAATTCTATACCCTTGATGGTGGCTCATTCCAAAATCATGTTCTCTGCCACCTTAAAGGACCATGA